The region aagcattttgaatttttattccatattGCAAGAACAAATCGCAATCGTATTTATTTAACGAGCTTAATTCGACTATTCATACCAGCACGGCTAAAAGAATTATTATCTCTTAGAAAGTATTCCTCCGAACCTCGTAAGGTGAAAATAGAGACTTCGGTAAACTTTTGGTAACCTCAGTAATATCTTTCAGTTGAGTCATTGTCGAGAGGTATCATACCACTACCACACTGGtccaaataaaattagttTCACTGGCAATTTTTCGGGtaatttttcagtaaatttcgcCAATACACTTTGAACCAATGCTACAGGATATCTCAACACAATGAGACTCTAACGAAATATACTGTGTTACCATTAGCTATAGTGTGTTAATCTACATTCTCTGAGCTACAGATActatttacagaaaatttatcaaaatcacATCCACATTAAAATTGCTCGTTCGGCATGTGGTTTCTATGGAGGGCTTTTGAtgggttttgaaattaagcttctctatgttgcacacattgcaatgtcaaaTATGTGGCCAAATGTCTTTATTTGTGCTAGATGGAGTCAGTCCTTTTTACTGAGTAAGCTGCATAACCTTCcaagtttaaaaaaacttgaatttgtcaacaatGTGTGGCAATgtgtgaaaacaaaaatcaaaacccactCAAAACTGGTGGCTATCCCCTTGTCCATAGACAATACGTGTACAACTTCTTTATGGAGAAGAAGTATTTGTAAAAGTTAGCAATGAATTTTTGAGTGGAAAGCCTGCAATTTTAAATGGGTCACCGTATTACCCAATCCAAGAGTTCCGCCCATTTGTTTTTCTCTTACCATAGTAAAGATATTCATGTTCGGTTGGCTCtttgatttcaaatggaactccactattttctttcaaatatacaaaaaagatttgtcttaaaaagtgattttcctTCTTATAATCCATCACCACGCGTATCTTACATACGAAAACGTTTTACTTTAGTTAGTTGagttttcccaatttttctcttttgtttTTAGTTATAATCGTTATTTCTAactatatttgaatatttaaataatcTCTAaacgaatgattttttttaatttaataataaacataAGTAAATGAATAAACAAGATGAATTGATGAAAAGCAAAACCAAAGCATAATTTATTCAcgaaattaaactttaaaggAGAAATGAAagcgaaaattttattgcatcACTTTAATGATGGCAacaggtcaagttcgggtcTTATTAAATAAGTTAAATTTAGTCTTGCGTAAGGACGCGACTGTAATAAGCATTCATATCTTTGATCAGTTGCACAACTTCGACTGCCTTTATCTCTCTGTCAGTTGAATAATTATAAAGAGAGCGAAATACGGTCAAAGTTGTTAACTGGTCAAAGTTATGAATGGTTGTAAGGTGATGGTAGGGATTTTTCAAGTTGCCTACGTTCCTTCTACTGTAAAGACTCTACCCATCCAAAAGACTATTTACTAAGACCTGAAAAGTGACTTGTTTCCAGCCTGGTTAATGATCTCATATGGGACACATAGATCTGATGAAAGCatcacaaaaaacattttttatatattcgcTTGAACGACTTCTGACTGAAAATTGTTGCACATCCATTattataaacaatttactaTTCTTTTAAGTGTAAACGTTATAGTTGTAGTAAAATTAGCAGTGAAAATGGTCAAATGACCAAACTGTTACAAGATATACACAGAACTATATCGGTTCATCAACTTTCGTTGCTGTAATTGTATTCGAAttaagttttaaaatttaaaaaaatgcgcAGATTTTCGATAAACGGTACGTTGAAAACATAGACTAGCGCACGGTCGAACACTTGACGGACGTACAACCTATTTTCTTGATATCATTTTCGGTTTACAACTATTCTTAGACTGTCACACACTCATCCAAGTCTTCTTAGTATAAAAAGCATAAAATTGATAAGCAGTTGTAATCAATCAGAAGCGCAACAAACGGGATACGAATGTTTTAAAAGGATCTTTCCGGAATCTCTTTATCGATTGAGATAATGGGATCGAATTTACTTTTGCATAttacaatcaatcaatcagaCAAAGAAaagaagcaaatttattttaatttatatttatgttgATTGGTTAGTATACTTTACTACCGGTAGATTGTTGAATGGAATCACACAATAAAATACCAAAATCTAATTCGAatgatacaaaaatcaaatttttcattctctAAATATTGTAAGTTGTAGTTAGTAATGTGAGTTTTTTATGTAAACGTTTTagatcacaaaatttaaagatgattaacgaaaaatcattttattgaaaatttcatgttttaagataaaaaagagaaatgaatttattttgagcGAAAGTTATTCATTTCACCTGTACAAAAACAATAGATGGATCAATGTAGCATAATGGTCTCAAAAGAATAATTCCTTTCACTTCACACTGACAAAGACAAAtgcaattaataatttttagatGAAATATTAGCCGCAAGCTATGTCGTCTATTTTGATATGGAGACCGCACACAAAAGCTTATGACTAGTGGGATTAGTTGTAAGTGAAGCTGAATACCTTGCTCCTTTAatcaatttcacaatttctGTTGATAGCTGACCAACGTGCTGAAGAGttcttttctgaaaattggaattaCCTAAAATTCTTGAAGAATACTTCGAAAATTGCAAGAATTGTCAACAGTTTTAATTCTCGAAAATAGAGGTCCTGGCATATACATAACATATCTACAGCATGATTTCTCGGGAATTTGTtgcttttttgaaaattgaatttcaaagacgcataaaattttagaaaatgcaaTCTTGTCGCGATATAACAGCGGTCAggagtttaattttttcattgctgtcgataacagatgattagccgttTCTGAAAACTTAACTTAAATGTGAGTTCACTAAAGATTCTCTCCgagtattttccattttttaaaagacTTCCAAAGGATTTTATTTTCCTCTAAATGTACGAAGGACTCTTGATGTTTATATGCGATTGAAAGACTAATTGTGTTAGTAATGACTCAAAACTTTGTTTGGATTGAAATTTCCTTTCGTTTATTTTCGAACACAGGTAAGAAGCGATATCAAATGCCATTAACAGGTCTCAGAACAGTGCTATAGAATCCAGTTTATAGTCtccaaataaataaacattctaAACTTCAATCAATAACATTTACAACTTTGacttttacacacaaaaaaacattagTTTAAAATAGTCACTAACACACGGAACACAACTAACTTATTAAGCATTTTAGCGAAGCGATTTAATGAGCTATATTCCAATGCAAacactgaaaataaaaattgaaagtctgataaaaaataataacaaaaacaaacaaaattccattttcatttgcaGTTGCATTGTTTCAcataataaagcaaaatttaagaaataaaaagtaaacaaaattaacagaaaaaaaattaaaattaaaacgaaaaactgaaaaaagacaaatgtaccacacattttatattcgaaaaaaatattttttatttgtagattttatgaaatttttatatattctTATGTCTTAACTTACATTTAAGGATATTTTGTATATATAAATCGATTACTgatataaatgaaatataaaaaataaatgtataCAAGAAACAATTGAATTGACCGCTACGCTGTCTTTCATGTTTTTACAATGCAGGCGAGAAAATGGTCATTTTCTCACTTCAGTTGAAACTTCGGGAGTCGTGAGGAGCTGTGAAAGACGTAGCTAAGATCTGGCCAAAAACAACAccctcgaaatgaaatttccatctttttttttctaggtTAACAAACtcttaaagaaaattgagaaatgacAATTTTACCATTGCTATGGTTTAAGTGTTTTCTCTATTGAATAATGTTGTCAATCAACATTGAAAAACAgggaaagtaaagaaaaatcagttagaaatatttcactaaattttacCAGATTAAGCGAATATTTTAGttcaatttgatgaaatttaatgaaatactTCTCAATAACTCTGTCGTCGTACACTGTGGGGTTGTACAAAACTTCAATAGAGTggcgacaccacctctgatttttcttcatgttcttattgagggactcgagtactataaggaaccacaCTTATTTTGCAGATCCATCCTGCCGTTTCGGAGATCCGGCACACATCCggccgtgcgggaccgacgagtcaattttaatacagattgttatcccaacggatagagggactaattctaagctaattagTGTTAAAATGGCTACCCTCGACAACCTGACCACGTAGCCACAGCCCGCTAAAGTCGAAATgtcgacatttttaaatcgtgatatgtccaagatgaagaaaatctttgaatgacgatattggtagaggattccatgctctattaaacgcccagaatgaattttacaaaatttgccTGAATtctacaatatttgaaaaattgtattttcaccatcctcgGTGAAACTTGGACTCCACTGTAATACACAGGCTGACCCTGTGTGCAACAAAACAGtaatgcctgatcagcctgcagtctaagctttacaacgataccagaCTTGCTATACCAGCCTTACAACGAGTATATATTACGACATTTTCTTTGCAGCAACGTCATtgtatgacgaaattttcaatttatcatctaTCTTCAAGTGCTCGTTCCTTTAGGATAAGTGGAATTGTTATTCAGtcttcataaataagtggtttaagttatttgaagcaattcttacattaattacgtgtatctggagtcggttaaagctgatttccacatatttttggGGTCCTCTAACGGCTAGCGAAATCAGTGGTAGTTTAACAGATGTACAGGTTTAGTCATATGTTCAGCTCATCCCTTAGTCCATTTTAGAAGTTAGAGGCTAACCGTGTAACTGTAAGtctgatttcaaaaatgtctgtTGACGTTTTTTAATCAGATATTGAGTCATGCCAATTTACTGTCCTAATATGCGCAATATGCCGAGAAAAAATTGCATACGGTTCGGATTTGAAGATTATATATCGCacacattttagaaaattagtATAACCATCTGTACATCTCAGTCAGCCTTAATTGATGAAGTTCCTTATTTCAGGAAACGATTCAAGAACCTTctgaatttcaaataatttgaacGAGATCTTGCTTTGCGTATGCGTTCGCttctttttctatttattttgacaTTCAACTGTCATATTTTCCGGTTGTTTTGCTTGTTGAATTTTGTATATTAGATCTCGGTTGTTTAAATTCATCAGTGAAAAGTTCTTTCCGAAACAATGTTACAACCAGCACCACTCCTTCTTCAACACATACGAACTTATGTTAAAAAAACGCGCAAATTGCTGGGTGTTTACGACCGACTGCCATGCGAACTATTCCGTATCAATGGGGGAGTTAATGTAATTCTTCGAGATTTTGAAACACAACGATCAAAAGGTCGTTCAGCGTTCGACGTTGTTTTGGATAGCAATGGCCTGGTGCAACCTTCAGTAGGTAATCATTTTTTGGGACCAAATGGAATGTCACTGCGTCCGAACGGGCCATTTCTTCAAGAAATCATCCGAACGTTTCGAAATGACAATACGGTAATCTACAGACTACCGAAGGGTTTAGAAATAAGAAGTCGTCAACTCAAATTGCTGTGGGAACATACTGATCATCATTCGTTGCAAACAACCGTACCCATCGAAATTGATGTGCTAAATGAGAAACTGACCGCATTGTGTTTAGAGGCAGCAGAAAAAATGACTAAAGAGGAATTCGAGAAACGATATCCGTTTGACGATTGCATTTGATGACGACAGTTCCGTAGATAGCGATGAACATGATTGAGTTTcgtcaatttttgtaaataaataaatgaaacgtAATAGACTAACGACTTATCATTTAGGTACAACATGTACTCACTGATCCTAACGTTGTCTTTACTgccttcaataaaaaaattaaatccttTGTGAATTTCAAAAGTCTCGGCAAAACGGCTTTGCAAGCGGTACTTTATAAAGTAAGTAACGTAAAGGAACATGACAATTTCACCTACACTTACCCAAATACCCTAGCGTCACATAATGCTATTCTAAGACAAATTTTGAGGGATCAAAAACATCAATTGTTCCTGACATTGTGTACCAAAAAAGATTAGAATCTCACATGGTTTAGGTATACTCTGCATTAAGCTCTACGTTTTAAGACCTAGACCAACGCACGTCATGCAAAAGTATACATAGTCAGCAGCCAAATAGTACTATTTTATATgactttttacagtgttttacagttgtgtgacacactgtcaaatttcagtaccaccaacacacttcaagcaagagtggtactctaaatagagtactaaaactggacagtgtatcttACAAACGTAAAAcaatgtaaaaacattttcttgtaaaatagaatactttctgcagctgaccaatatgatcactcatgcttgacgTGCGAtggtaccactcatgcttgccTAGGATAATTGTTATTCAAAGCATTTTTATACGATTGCGTGCTGCGTTGCAACTATATCAATGTATAACAGTGTAATTAAACGTGTTCTCTTCTTGAATACAGTGGCTGCAAATGAAAGttccacattttcattaattgtCTATTCGTGCGCTATGTACACCACCATTGTATGATAGATTACAATATATGATATTTTAATTATGCTGCAACATGACAGCCTCCAAAGAACGAACCGTACAATTAATAAACAACACAACCagcaattttccaaaaacaatagaaaaagaaataaatactTGATGCATAATGCACATTTCAtagttttgaatgaaaaacggaaaattcaagttcaaaattgaagattttttagtgttttgaCAAAACATCAGTTAGCTTTCAGTCGTCCACTTTGAATGTGAATAGAATAGAATGAGGATATTTACTGCCGCTTGAAGAAGAAGTGTAGGTCGTTCAAAGGTCAGTATCGAATTCTATATCCTTTTGactatagaaaatatttgaagaacAAGCTCATTAAGCTCCGTTCAATTTAATATTCATCAAGAGAGCTCTAGtatcaattaattaaatcattcaaaaattaaccGCTTCTGCCTGGCTTATTGAAATCTGCtgtatttttaatcttttacttcattagtttaaacattcattttgataGGCTGCGATCATTACTTACATAAATCGTCTTAtttgttcattatttttgttgaaatttttgtgtgatttttGTTCTTCTCTAAATCTCAAATTActtataaaaatgtaaaaaataatttttccataaaatttaatgatacagtcaaaggcagtcaattttcagcataaatttgcttcagctgtttttcagctgatccacacatacaatcaaaacggtttatacttgtttatacggttgaagctgctacacgcacgcgcatgatagtggtaaaaccgtataaagacgtaaaaCGATgctgattgtttgtatggatcagctgaaaaacagctgaagctaatttatgctgaaaattgactgccttcgACTGTAGGAGGTCCTCCatatgtttttattattagcaGAAAGTGTAAACCATGCAACAGACAAACGAACACAATTCCTACTTCTCCGAagtcaatttcaaaaaattcgtaGCAATATTTGGTGCACTGTTTCTCTTCGGAATTCTGCTGGGCTGTGTTTCTTCACTATATTTTAATACGGCAAATCCAAACGTACCCCATTGGTTTGCGATAGAGGAAATTGGTCTACCAGGTTCTAAAGTTCGTGAACTCTACGTGAAATCACCCGATCCAATTGAATTCAGAATATATCTGTTTCATGTAACAAATAAAGTCGAGGTTATTAATGGATCTAAGCCAATGCTACAAGAAATCGGTCCGTATGTCTTCGAGTGAGTTAGATAATGTAATCTGAAAAATCTGTTAATAATTGACTGCACTTGTTTCTAGAGAGTggatggaaaaattcaatataACTGATAACGATGCAGACGAtactttaacatttaaaatgaaaaaaacattcattttccGACCAGATTTATCTAAAGAGTTGActggaaatgaaaatataacaaTGGTTCATCCGCTAATAATGGTATGTAATCTGTGTAAATGTACTTTGATTAGAGTGAGATAAAACCCTAAATATCTGAAAAGTTCACTACTCAAAAGCGTGAAGTAAAAAAGTGCGACGCTTAACCCGAAGTTTTTGAGTACAGGCCCGGACTGGGCATATATGGCGACTTTTCCTGCTTTTCACAAGAGCGCCTTTCAGTAGCGAGCCCGGCCCTGTTTGAGtattagtacattacttaccaataCGACAAATGATTTAAATGGTTCTTATTGTGTGAAATTGACATTGCATTGGATCAAATGTATGTCGGTAAAAACACAAGAAGtgccatttccatcattaccggtcggtaaacacacaaaaagtgctatttccacttgtgacgcaattttttttttaattttctttctaaaatagTTTGAGTCAATTGTTTGTTGATAACACTTTTgcgttgaggcgcagaatgcgtcaccctcagcgatatcagttattttgtaagtagaaacagggacttgcgtcacacttttactctttagggttttttggcggattttgatttcatgaaaatttaaattcttttttgttgcgACAGATTTTTGAGTAACAGAATGATTAAGTGGCGGTACAAATTAGTTTGTGTTTCAACAGCTTCCAGTCGTTGTTCTGACACTCCTTGGAACAGTACCAAACGCGCTTGCAACGAGCACAAGTTTTATGATTGTTGTCAACTGCAATAAAATgagtgaaaaattgaataattagTACTGCCTGTGTGTTAGAAGGAGGGGATAAATTCACCTGTGAAACAGAAGCGACACTTTTTGGATTGAGCTGTCGAATAATTGATAATCGAACGTGGATCATCGATTCGGATTCCCGGCTTCATGTCTAACGCACCCATTCGCATGTACGGATTCAGAATGCTGAAACTGGAACCGAATCCCAATTTTTCCGTGATCTGATCAGCACTCCACATATCGGTAGCATTGTACACAAAACAGCGTTGATAGTCATAATGTTCGTCAGCTAAAATCAGTTTCACCGAGCTGCCAACAGCAATATCGTCAACGCATGTCACCTGCAAAACGAAACCTTCGTAGATGTGATCGTTCGTCGGATCCATTTCTCTGAACGTGATCGACTTCAGGCCAACCAAACTAGCTGGTGATCGTTGCTGTTTGTGTGCCTTTGTGGTGGTCAAAACAGGGTTTTTAATGCTCGCAATGGCCGCAATGTAATTCCGATGCGGAACAGTGAGCTGTACGCGACACGGACTGCTCAATTGGATCGCCGTTGGTTTCGTTGCGTTGACTCGATCGTCAACATTTGAACTGGTATGGGCTGTCGATCGACGATTCGAACTTTTCATCCCAGACTTCATTCGTAGCAAATTGGTTACTACTTTCTTCGAATTCGATTCGTACGGAAGGAAACACGACAGTTGCTCCTTTTCTGCACGCAGACCGAGGTCgtaatattttcgacatacCGCGATATCGTCCAACGCATACGTTGCCAAGACATAGTAACATTCTGGTAATTTACGATGATCACAGGGTGCAACTTCTATGAAACTTTTGTACGCTTCGACACCCCGATGCGATTGATCTTTAGGTAACGATAAGCGCGAATGAACGGCTCGGTTATACCGCAGATGAATGCAATCGGGAAACAGCTTCAGCGATTGATTCGCTTTGCGCAGTCCTTCGTCGTATCGGCTAAGAAAACCGAGAATACATTGTTGTATGTCATGGAAGTAAGATTCGTTCGGGAATCGTTGCATGGAAACATTGGCAAATTCCAGCATTTCTTCCATCGCCTCAACTCTAAACGAAATGTAACAGACGCGCAGATCTAATTCAAAGTCACTGGGCGGTTGCGCAGCTGCCACTTGTTTCAACTGTTGTTCAATGTAGCGTTGCAGTGCATCTTTCTCCTCCGGTACCCATATGGGCACAATGTACTCTATGCGATACGATTCTGCGAAGTGATGAATCATTTTTAAGTTTGTCACCTGGTTCTGCGCTCCGAATTTCGTTTTAAACAAGTCCGTTCCTTTAATGAAGTGGTCGAAGGACCTAAGCAGATTATTGGCGGTAATCGAACCATTCTGCGCCCGTCGAAGAAGTTCCGGAAAGTCTGGCCGACGACTGAATCCGCTTCTCGAAGGCGACTGTTTATTGTTGCCGTACGATATCAACGCCAGTTCATCGATGGCACTCTTTGCTTCGTAAAAATCATCTTTGTGTTCCGGTTCGACGTTCTTTGTTTTGGAGTGAATTTCCGCCCGCTGCGACGCCGTGACACTTCCATTTTTCAGTGCACACTGCCACCAATGATTCGCTTGTTTAAAATCTAGCACCTTCATGAAATGACGTTCTAATGTCTCCATTGCAAGTACATTTCCACCAGCGGCCGCACTCTTCCAATATTGTACTGCACGTTCAATGTTTGCCTTCACACCTCTACCTTCGGCGTACATCCAGCCAAGATTGTGGGCGGCAGCGCTGCAACCGTTCTCCGAACTTTTCTCATACCATTTCACCGCTTCCACCGGATTCGGATCGACTCCAACACCGTCCTGATAGCACAGTCCGAGCGAATGCTGAGCTTCTGCGACGCCGATGTTTGTCATTGTGTCGGCGATTTTCGGAGGCAGTGCTGCAGCGCGGTGAAACAGTCTCAGCGCTTCAGGAATGCTTTTCTTCACTCCGTTTCCATGCTTCGTCAGGATGGCAAGATTGTAAATCGCTTCTGCGTTTTCAGTCGCTGCAGCTTTGGCGAACAGCCGAGCAGCTTCTTCGTAACTTTTCGGCACATTATCCATACCAGTTAAATATCTGTGAGCGAGAAAAACATCCGCAGCTGCAATAAGGAACGGATCTCCTGACTTTCTGGCCAATTTCATTTGTTGCTGCAACGCATCGCCCGTCGTATTGCGAGCTCCCGTACGTTTTGATATCTTTAGGAGTTGCTCGTCGAGACTCGACGGCATTTTCTGTGGGTCTAAGTGTTCGCTTCGTTCCATAACGGCCAACTCGTCACGACAACCGTCTCGGGCTTCACGCACCTGCGATTGCGCTGGATCAAGACTGAGCGCTTTATTGTAGGCAATGATTGCCTTGTCATACTTTTTCTTTGCTTCGTACACCGATCCCAATCGGTAATACGATTTCCACCATGTCGGACGATAATTGATTGCTGCTTTCGCATCATCGCCCGCCTGCCGGATGTTGTCCTTCGACAATTTTAGGTAAGTAGATGATCGGTTTGAGTACAAAATCGCCAGCACGTCTTCAGACAGGTCCGGTAAATCGATAGCCTCTGTGTATAAATCAATGGATTGGCTATAGTCTTGTCTGCGGAACGCTGCATTCGCTTCCATTTTGAGTTGATTTGCGCGAGAAACGTTTTCGGCACTTACTGCCTTCGTATTTGTCAAGCTAATCCCATCGAAACTTTTAGCAACGTAAAACTCGTTCAATTTACTCGCCGGAAATCCGAAAAATATCAGCGCATCGCCTAACTTGCGCCACAACGATGCGAATTCGTCGACATCCACTTCTTGTGTGGGATGATGGGCTAACTTGTTACGCACCTCAATAATGTTCTTTATATTCTTGTTTTCGACATTGTTAACGTCGATCGCTTGAATCAGTTGGCATAGCGTCGTTGCATCAAACTTATTGATGTCACCATCCTCGAAAACTTTTCTCTGTAATTTGCCAGACTTCTTGAACACATCACTACCGAAACCGTTCATCAATTCATTTCTACGATCCGGCACATGAGCCCACTGTTGTTTGGTTTTCAGTTCCCAGCGTTCACAAAATATGGCGCGCAAAACGATACACGTTTGCTTCATCAGCATTTGCAATTTGATGTAATTTTTCAGGCTCGTTTCGTTCGTCGGTGCGGACATGGTACAGCTGGTTTtctaaacgaaatgaaaagaacaaattttatgtttcgCAGCAGGGAATGTAGTCAAACGTTGGCTGAAAAATCAactgaaaagtaaattttttcaatttctatttttaaggTACTACACAGCTATAGACTGTTAACGTGggcaattgaaaataaaaaaaaagtgaaacaaaatatCCGTCGTCAGTCTGTCACGGTTTCTTTGTGTTGTTCTTAAgattaaactaaaaaattgattggtaaaaacaaaattcttgaaaagtTGGATTACGGAAAACACGAAACCAGGgccaatttttggaaatttttttgacaaaaatttccaaaaactgcgaacgtccaaaaaccgattttttcaatcatttcgaACTGTTTCGGCAACTTCTGAGCTCAGCCTTGTGTTTTAGCcggctctcaatgattttgtttgattattgacGCTCTCATCTTATTAATTTATCATGCTCGACTTCATTTGAAAGCTGATAGTGTcaagaatcaaacaaaataattgagagTCAGCTAAAACGCAAGGCTGAGTTCAGGAGTTGGCAAAACAGTTCGAAATGATTAATTTACAAAAgatatcaaaataattaaaccaGATAATGTGGTATTTATTTCTGCGTCTCAAAGGTTGGTGTCGAATAGCATCAGCTGTGTTGCCTAGCTAATCGACACCAGTGTCAATTAGCATCTACTGTGTTACGTGGCTAATCGACACCAGATGcaaatagcatgcactgtgttgTCTGGTTATTCGtcaccggtgtcaaatagcatgcaatagcatgcactgtgttgCTTGGCTATTCGCATCCGGTGTCGAACAGCCACACAACATGCATGCAACGGTGTCGAATTGCATCGGCCTAGACAGAAACTGCCACTGCAGCATTTTTGCAGTGTAATCAaatattcatttgaaaatgtagtaTCTTACATACTTACTCTTAATTATTTCCACTGTCCACTTGAAAAAGGTATTGCAGGCAATATCCCAAACATTTACAGCGTAAATTTGTAAGTTCAAAAATAGTCtgctttctattttaaaatttttctacaatttgttcAATAATAGGAGAGTGGGAGGTGGGTGACTTGAGGTTAATGGTGTATTGGCTTCTCCTAGAGTTCAATAAATGCGTCAATAAACTATCCTATGATAATCTCGCAAATTCAATGACACAGCTCGCATATTTCAtcagttatatgtaaaaaagtatttcaatgaaattttccggCGGTGGAAAACTGAGCTTATCTCCAAGTCTATGAcacattatttaattttttttcgtcaaattagcGAAGAAGTCATTGAAGAACCATATTGCAGAAGGAAGTAtgcacaaaaacttttttaacttATTCACCACCCTTTATATTTGagatttcatagattttcatggaaaactcggaaaattgttgtggaaaatggaaaattgaaaagcgtttggtcatataaaaaaagtagCCCCATATCGACAGTCTAGCATTGACAG is a window of Bradysia coprophila strain Holo2 unplaced genomic scaffold, BU_Bcop_v1 contig_350, whole genome shotgun sequence DNA encoding:
- the LOC119080668 gene encoding uncharacterized protein LOC119080668, translated to MSAPTNETSLKNYIKLQMLMKQTCIVLRAIFCERWELKTKQQWAHVPDRRNELMNGFGSDVFKKSGKLQRKVFEDGDINKFDATTLCQLIQAIDVNNVENKNIKNIIEVRNKLAHHPTQEVDVDEFASLWRKLGDALIFFGFPASKLNEFYVAKSFDGISLTNTKAVSAENVSRANQLKMEANAAFRRQDYSQSIDLYTEAIDLPDLSEDVLAILYSNRSSTYLKLSKDNIRQAGDDAKAAINYRPTWWKSYYRLGSVYEAKKKYDKAIIAYNKALSLDPAQSQVREARDGCRDELAVMERSEHLDPQKMPSSLDEQLLKISKRTGARNTTGDALQQQMKLARKSGDPFLIAAADVFLAHRYLTGMDNVPKSYEEAARLFAKAAATENAEAIYNLAILTKHGNGVKKSIPEALRLFHRAAALPPKIADTMTNIGVAEAQHSLGLCYQDGVGVDPNPVEAVKWYEKSSENGCSAAAHNLGWMYAEGRGVKANIERAVQYWKSAAAGGNVLAMETLERHFMKVLDFKQANHWWQCALKNGSVTASQRAEIHSKTKNVEPEHKDDFYEAKSAIDELALISYGNNKQSPSRSGFSRRPDFPELLRRAQNGSITANNLLRSFDHFIKGTDLFKTKFGAQNQVTNLKMIHHFAESYRIEYIVPIWVPEEKDALQRYIEQQLKQVAAAQPPSDFELDLRVCYISFRVEAMEEMLEFANVSMQRFPNESYFHDIQQCILGFLSRYDEGLRKANQSLKLFPDCIHLRYNRAVHSRLSLPKDQSHRGVEAYKSFIEVAPCDHRKLPECYYVLATYALDDIAVCRKYYDLGLRAEKEQLSCFLPYESNSKKVVTNLLRMKSGMKSSNRRSTAHTSSNVDDRVNATKPTAIQLSSPCRVQLTVPHRNYIAAIASIKNPVLTTTKAHKQQRSPASLVGLKSITFREMDPTNDHIYEGFVLQVTCVDDIAVGSSVKLILADEHYDYQRCFVYNATDMWSADQITEKLGFGSSFSILNPYMRMGALDMKPGIRIDDPRSIINYSTAQSKKCRFCFTVDNNHKTCARCKRVWYCSKECQNNDWKLLKHKLICTAT